In a genomic window of Pedobacter sp. KBS0701:
- a CDS encoding UDP-2,3-diacylglucosamine diphosphatase, translated as MDKRNVDVVVISDVHLGTYGCHAKELLKYLKSIKPKTLILNGDIIDIWQFSKSYWPESHMKVIRKLMKFVSEGVQVHYLTGNHDEMLRKFDGMEMGTFHLQNKLILELDGKKAWFFHGDVFDVTMQHSKWLAKLGAVGYDTLILINSFVNWVLTAFRREKMSFSKKIKAKFKDAVKFINSFEQTAAELAIEKGYQYVVCGHIHQAEQREIATEDGKVTYLNSGDWVESLTALEYQDKNWTVFKYEHQHFTKDQLDEGILSDAEDLKSKLDINILLQNIKYEIAQ; from the coding sequence ATGGATAAAAGAAATGTCGATGTAGTCGTAATCTCCGATGTACATTTAGGTACTTATGGCTGTCATGCAAAAGAACTTTTAAAGTATCTGAAAAGCATTAAACCCAAAACATTGATTCTAAACGGTGATATCATCGATATCTGGCAGTTTAGTAAAAGTTACTGGCCCGAGTCGCACATGAAAGTAATCCGTAAACTGATGAAATTTGTTTCAGAGGGTGTTCAGGTGCATTACCTGACCGGGAACCACGATGAGATGCTCCGCAAATTCGACGGCATGGAGATGGGTACTTTTCACCTTCAGAATAAGCTGATTTTAGAGCTTGATGGTAAAAAAGCATGGTTTTTTCATGGTGATGTTTTTGACGTCACCATGCAGCATTCTAAATGGCTGGCTAAATTAGGAGCGGTGGGTTACGATACGCTGATCCTTATTAACAGTTTTGTAAACTGGGTACTAACCGCATTTAGAAGGGAGAAGATGAGTTTTTCGAAAAAAATCAAAGCTAAGTTTAAAGATGCCGTTAAGTTTATTAATAGTTTTGAACAAACTGCAGCAGAACTGGCCATCGAAAAAGGTTATCAGTATGTCGTTTGCGGTCATATTCATCAGGCCGAGCAACGCGAAATTGCCACTGAAGATGGAAAAGTAACTTACCTGAACAGCGGCGATTGGGTAGAAAGTTTAACCGCGTTAGAATATCAGGATAAAAACTGGACCGTATTTAAGTATGAGCATCAACACTTTACAAAAGACCAGTTGGATGAAGGAATTCTTTCTGATGCTGAAGATTTAAAAAGTAAACTCGACATAAATATTCTTTTACAGAATATAAAATATGAAATTGCCCAATAA
- a CDS encoding YfhO family protein — MNNWFNKNGIHLAIIAFFVVITFAYFSPVLVGKAPAQSDVIQSQAMQKEIMDFKEKDGKAPLWTNQMFGGMPAYQIWVPYAYNGATYGIALITKALPNPTGTVLLLLLGAYFLFIVLKVNPWLAAAGAIAFTFTMYNFVLIASGHSSKALAIGFFAPIIASILLTLRGRYWYGASLTALFLALEIRTNHVQMTYYLMLAIFIFVIVEFYQAFKNKTVSNLLKSFGFLAFSVAIALMINASLLWSTAEYAKETNRGKSNLTATEAAPGEKGAGMSKEYAYQWSQGVGESFTFLIPDLYGGASGVDKLVKPEGNMYKAVAEITGGDPTQTAQAIQQLGGQLNMQQYWGEKPFTQGGYYFGAIICFLFVFGLFIVRSQLKWWILATTVLFILLSFGRHFPMVSDLFFDYFPLYNKFRAVESILAVVGLMVPILAILAIKEIQDGNTDQKVLIRKLTWSAAITGGFALIVAIVPTMFFSFKASNHMQIVQALTQSLQNNAAVAQKIANGLVEDRIAIGRADALRSFFFVVIGFGIVWAFITRKLNAQLALGLLGLAILVDMWQVDRRYLNNQNFEYKKTASDFFKPRDVDNFIMADKDPDFRVFDASINTFSDASTSNFHKTIGGYHAAKLKRFDELIQHQFTKSVNQDVLDMLNTKYIITQDPQNGSYKMQRNATAAGNAWFVQSVQFAKNADEEMKAISSFDAKKEAIVDESFKKSIDTKRLGTGQEGFIKLTNYNPDHLTYEYSTAKDVIAVFSEIYYDKGWKMYIDGVEKPYFRADYVLRAAQLEAGNHKLEFIFHPTSYYTGEKISLAGSILLLGGLGFGFYSEEKKKKKAVKA; from the coding sequence ATGAATAACTGGTTTAATAAAAATGGCATTCACTTAGCCATTATTGCATTTTTTGTAGTCATTACTTTTGCCTACTTCAGTCCTGTCTTGGTAGGTAAAGCCCCAGCGCAAAGTGATGTGATCCAATCACAAGCGATGCAGAAGGAAATTATGGACTTTAAAGAAAAGGATGGAAAGGCACCACTTTGGACCAACCAGATGTTTGGTGGCATGCCTGCCTATCAAATTTGGGTACCTTATGCCTATAATGGGGCTACTTATGGAATTGCTTTAATTACTAAAGCCTTGCCAAATCCAACAGGTACGGTTCTTTTGTTGCTTTTAGGCGCTTATTTCCTGTTTATTGTGTTAAAGGTTAATCCGTGGCTCGCTGCGGCAGGTGCAATTGCCTTTACATTTACAATGTACAATTTTGTGTTAATTGCAAGTGGGCACAGTAGTAAGGCATTAGCAATTGGTTTTTTCGCGCCAATAATAGCGAGTATATTGTTAACGTTAAGGGGCAGATATTGGTATGGAGCTAGTTTAACGGCACTATTTTTAGCCCTTGAAATAAGAACGAACCACGTTCAAATGACGTACTATTTGATGCTGGCTATTTTTATATTCGTTATTGTAGAATTTTACCAGGCATTTAAGAATAAAACCGTTTCAAATTTATTAAAATCGTTTGGTTTTCTTGCTTTTTCGGTGGCTATTGCTTTAATGATTAACGCAAGTTTATTATGGTCTACCGCAGAATATGCAAAAGAAACAAACCGTGGAAAATCTAATCTAACAGCTACAGAAGCGGCACCGGGGGAAAAAGGGGCAGGCATGTCGAAAGAGTATGCTTACCAATGGAGCCAGGGGGTTGGGGAGAGTTTTACCTTTTTAATTCCAGATTTATATGGAGGCGCTTCAGGAGTAGATAAGTTAGTAAAACCTGAAGGGAATATGTATAAAGCTGTTGCCGAAATTACAGGAGGTGACCCCACTCAAACTGCGCAGGCTATCCAGCAATTGGGAGGGCAATTAAATATGCAACAGTACTGGGGAGAGAAACCATTTACACAAGGCGGCTATTATTTCGGTGCAATTATCTGTTTCTTATTTGTTTTTGGCTTATTCATTGTTCGCAGCCAGTTAAAGTGGTGGATATTGGCAACAACAGTTTTATTCATTCTGCTTTCTTTTGGACGTCACTTCCCTATGGTAAGTGATCTGTTCTTCGATTATTTCCCGCTTTATAATAAATTCAGAGCGGTTGAATCAATTTTGGCAGTAGTTGGTTTAATGGTTCCAATTTTGGCAATTTTGGCAATAAAGGAAATCCAGGATGGGAATACAGACCAAAAGGTATTGATCAGGAAATTAACCTGGTCTGCTGCTATTACTGGTGGTTTTGCTTTAATTGTAGCCATCGTGCCTACAATGTTCTTCAGTTTTAAAGCATCAAACCATATGCAGATTGTGCAGGCTTTAACGCAGTCTTTGCAAAATAATGCTGCCGTAGCGCAAAAGATAGCGAATGGATTAGTTGAGGACAGAATTGCAATAGGACGCGCAGATGCTTTACGTTCATTCTTTTTTGTGGTTATTGGTTTCGGAATAGTTTGGGCATTTATTACCAGGAAATTAAATGCACAACTGGCTTTAGGCTTGTTAGGCCTGGCTATTTTGGTAGATATGTGGCAGGTGGATCGTAGGTATTTGAATAACCAAAACTTTGAATACAAAAAAACAGCTTCAGACTTCTTTAAGCCAAGAGACGTTGATAATTTTATCATGGCTGATAAAGATCCGGATTTTAGGGTATTTGATGCTTCTATAAATACTTTTAGCGATGCCAGTACCTCTAATTTTCATAAAACAATCGGTGGTTATCATGCCGCTAAACTGAAACGTTTTGATGAACTCATTCAGCATCAATTTACTAAAAGTGTTAACCAGGATGTTCTGGATATGTTAAATACCAAGTATATCATTACACAGGATCCGCAAAACGGATCGTATAAAATGCAGCGCAATGCAACTGCTGCAGGTAATGCCTGGTTTGTACAAAGTGTTCAGTTTGCTAAAAATGCTGACGAAGAGATGAAGGCAATCAGCAGTTTTGATGCGAAGAAGGAGGCTATTGTTGACGAAAGTTTCAAAAAATCGATCGATACCAAGCGCTTAGGAACCGGTCAGGAAGGTTTTATTAAATTAACGAACTACAACCCTGATCATTTAACTTACGAATATTCGACCGCTAAAGACGTGATAGCAGTGTTTTCTGAGATCTATTATGATAAAGGCTGGAAAATGTATATCGACGGGGTTGAGAAGCCATACTTCAGGGCCGATTATGTTTTACGTGCAGCGCAGTTAGAAGCTGGTAACCATAAACTTGAGTTTATTTTCCATCCAACATCGTATTACACTGGTGAGAAAATCTCTTTGGCAGGATCGATCTTGTTATTGGGCGGATTGGGCTTTGGATTTTATTCAGAAGAAAAGAAGAAAAAGAAAGCAGTTAAAGCTTAA
- a CDS encoding alginate lyase family protein translates to MRKFVVTIALALSSFSSFSQLVSLNNDEIKKLKTQIKNDIETKKLYLGAEKSALNYLSGQPNPIDTIRTEGLLQGNPKKERTRLALADMNKMFALALQYRITGDQKYLNKCVEFLGAWAKINKPNGDPIDDTNLDKAIEAYDLIKKDIPAADKKQIELWLTETALAEINSKRMKTGRATAINNWNAHRLKEVGEIGYTLNNQDFIRWAIDNLKSHININLYPDGTSLDFKERDAMHYHIYDLEPLLKLCIMIDRANGPNFYTYESPKGSSIKKSVEWLIPYINGEKQHEEYVNTTVKFDRDRARNNEPGFAPGTMFKPSLALPVLRLSLYFNPAQNDLLKNVSGNSGNWQKVLDELKHKR, encoded by the coding sequence ATGAGAAAGTTTGTCGTTACAATTGCTCTTGCTTTATCATCTTTTTCTTCGTTTTCTCAGCTGGTCAGTTTAAATAATGATGAAATCAAAAAGCTAAAAACACAGATCAAAAACGACATTGAAACCAAAAAACTATACCTGGGCGCTGAAAAATCGGCATTAAATTATTTATCCGGGCAACCCAACCCAATTGATACCATCCGGACTGAAGGGTTATTGCAGGGAAATCCGAAAAAAGAGAGAACCAGGTTAGCCCTGGCAGACATGAACAAAATGTTTGCACTGGCCTTACAATACCGGATTACCGGTGATCAAAAATATTTAAACAAATGTGTAGAATTTCTTGGTGCATGGGCCAAAATCAATAAACCAAATGGTGATCCTATTGACGACACCAATCTGGATAAGGCCATTGAAGCTTACGACCTGATTAAAAAAGACATCCCAGCAGCTGATAAAAAACAGATTGAACTATGGCTAACTGAAACGGCTTTAGCAGAAATTAATAGCAAGCGGATGAAAACAGGGAGAGCCACCGCCATTAACAACTGGAACGCGCACCGCCTGAAAGAAGTTGGTGAAATCGGTTACACGTTAAACAATCAGGATTTTATCAGGTGGGCCATAGACAATTTAAAAAGCCACATCAATATCAATTTATATCCCGACGGAACAAGTTTGGATTTTAAAGAGCGTGATGCCATGCATTACCACATTTACGACCTGGAACCTCTGCTAAAGTTGTGCATTATGATTGATAGGGCGAACGGCCCAAACTTTTATACTTACGAGTCGCCTAAAGGATCTTCGATCAAAAAATCTGTAGAATGGCTGATCCCGTATATTAATGGTGAAAAACAACACGAAGAATACGTCAATACAACCGTTAAATTCGACCGGGACCGGGCCAGGAACAATGAGCCTGGATTTGCTCCCGGGACAATGTTTAAACCCAGTCTGGCTTTGCCGGTATTAAGGTTATCGCTTTATTTCAATCCCGCGCAAAACGACCTGTTAAAAAATGTAAGCGGCAACTCCGGTAACTGGCAAAAGGTACTCGACGAATTAAAGCATAAACGATAA
- a CDS encoding GbsR/MarR family transcriptional regulator gives MELAAAKLKFIEAWGKLGSEWGINRTMAQVHALLLISPEALTTEEIMEQLSISRGNANMTLRDLIGWGLIEKQHKAGERKEYFFADKDVWNIARQVAKERKKRELEPVLKILNELSTVNGDEKDPEFLTFKKSIKDINKLAGNVDKTLETMLKAEESWFWGSVLKVFK, from the coding sequence ATGGAATTAGCAGCAGCAAAATTAAAGTTTATAGAAGCCTGGGGCAAATTGGGCTCAGAATGGGGAATTAACCGCACCATGGCCCAGGTACATGCGCTATTGTTAATTTCGCCCGAAGCGTTAACCACCGAAGAAATTATGGAGCAGCTCAGTATTTCGAGGGGCAATGCGAACATGACCCTCCGCGACCTGATTGGTTGGGGACTGATTGAAAAGCAACATAAGGCCGGTGAGCGGAAAGAATACTTTTTTGCGGATAAGGATGTTTGGAATATTGCCAGGCAGGTGGCTAAAGAACGCAAAAAAAGAGAACTGGAACCTGTTTTAAAAATTTTAAACGAACTATCTACCGTTAATGGCGATGAAAAAGATCCGGAGTTCCTTACCTTCAAAAAATCTATAAAAGACATTAATAAATTAGCCGGAAACGTAGATAAAACTTTAGAAACGATGCTTAAGGCAGAAGAAAGCTGGTTCTGGGGTTCGGTGTTGAAAGTGTTTAAGTAG
- a CDS encoding DUF393 domain-containing protein: MKTLKNHVILFDNECPMCYAHTKAFVKTGMLAQDGREVYQEMPQNICPLVDQQRAANEIALINTETGEVTYGIQSLFKIIAHAMPFFKPLFLFSPFVYLMRKFYTFISYNRKVIIPVAVKGNSLQPTFKLHYRITFLLLTWLITAYILTDYAHLLTGFVPLGSKYREYLICGGQLFFQGAIISFYRKEKLWDYLGNMMTISFAGSLLLLPVLALSKYLDIQPVFFVLYFLIVAGLMFLEHIRRSKLLKTGWLMSITWALYRLIVLGLILIL, translated from the coding sequence ATGAAAACGCTTAAAAACCACGTAATTTTATTTGACAATGAATGCCCGATGTGTTATGCCCATACCAAGGCCTTTGTAAAAACAGGCATGCTGGCTCAGGATGGTCGTGAGGTTTACCAGGAAATGCCACAAAATATTTGCCCGCTCGTAGACCAGCAAAGAGCTGCCAATGAAATTGCGCTCATTAATACCGAAACCGGTGAAGTTACTTACGGCATCCAGAGTTTGTTCAAAATTATTGCACACGCTATGCCCTTTTTTAAGCCTTTATTTTTGTTTAGTCCATTTGTTTATCTGATGCGGAAATTTTATACATTTATTTCTTACAACCGTAAAGTAATTATACCTGTTGCAGTAAAAGGAAACAGCTTACAGCCAACTTTTAAACTCCACTACCGCATCACCTTCCTGCTTTTAACCTGGCTTATTACGGCGTATATATTAACAGATTATGCACATCTGCTTACGGGTTTTGTGCCACTGGGCAGTAAATACCGCGAATACTTGATCTGCGGTGGGCAGCTGTTTTTCCAGGGCGCCATCATTAGCTTTTACCGGAAAGAAAAACTTTGGGATTACCTGGGTAATATGATGACGATTTCATTCGCCGGTTCATTGTTGCTCCTGCCTGTTTTGGCGTTGTCAAAATATCTTGATATCCAGCCTGTATTTTTTGTTCTATACTTTTTAATAGTTGCAGGATTGATGTTTTTAGAGCATATCCGCAGGAGTAAATTATTAAAAACAGGCTGGTTAATGAGCATTACCTGGGCACTTTACCGCTTAATTGTTTTGGGCTTAATCTTAATTTTATAA
- a CDS encoding TIGR01777 family oxidoreductase gives MKYRKIVLAGGNGYLGNVLANYFSSLADEVIILARKAQAKTDNIKTWVWDGKNIGKWAYSLQGADLLVNLCGKNVNCRYTEKNKKEIFDSRLIPTRLLGKAIEEMENPPKLWINITSATIYRHAEDHPQDELTGEIGEGFSIEVCKAWENSFFETDTPNTRKIALRMGIVLGLEDGAFPRLLNLVKLGMGGKQGDGEQYMSWVHEEDAAGSIAWLLNHPEIEGIVNCTAPEVIKNHVFMRSIRKAFGRNFGLPAPAWLLAIGAKIIGTETELILKSRWVKPAVLLNSGFEFRYGKIDEAMAALSRK, from the coding sequence ATGAAATACAGAAAAATTGTACTGGCCGGCGGGAATGGTTATTTGGGCAATGTATTAGCGAACTATTTTAGCAGCCTTGCTGATGAAGTAATCATTCTGGCCAGAAAAGCACAAGCTAAAACGGATAATATTAAAACATGGGTATGGGATGGCAAAAACATAGGTAAGTGGGCGTACAGCTTACAAGGGGCTGACCTCCTGGTCAACCTTTGCGGAAAAAATGTAAACTGCAGGTACACTGAAAAAAACAAAAAAGAAATTTTTGATTCAAGATTGATCCCCACCCGTTTACTGGGCAAAGCGATCGAAGAAATGGAAAATCCGCCAAAACTTTGGATCAACATTACTTCAGCCACCATTTACCGCCATGCCGAAGACCATCCGCAAGATGAGTTAACAGGCGAAATCGGCGAAGGTTTCTCTATTGAAGTTTGCAAAGCCTGGGAAAATAGCTTTTTTGAAACAGACACGCCCAATACCCGAAAAATTGCCCTTAGAATGGGCATTGTTTTAGGTCTGGAAGACGGAGCATTTCCACGCTTACTTAACCTGGTGAAATTGGGTATGGGTGGCAAACAGGGCGATGGCGAACAGTATATGAGCTGGGTCCACGAAGAGGATGCTGCAGGTAGTATAGCATGGCTACTTAACCACCCAGAAATTGAAGGAATTGTAAACTGCACGGCACCGGAAGTGATTAAAAACCATGTTTTTATGCGCAGCATCAGAAAGGCCTTTGGTCGCAATTTCGGTTTGCCTGCCCCAGCCTGGTTATTGGCTATTGGTGCAAAAATCATCGGAACGGAAACAGAACTGATTTTAAAAAGCAGATGGGTTAAGCCAGCAGTGCTATTAAATAGTGGATTTGAGTTTAGATACGGAAAGATTGATGAGGCAATGGCAGCGCTGAGTAGGAAATGA
- a CDS encoding SRPBCC family protein, protein MPTITLKTLIDAPIGHCFDLARSIDLHLQSMKSSGEEVIAGKNGGMIDLDESVTWSARHFGILFEMTNKISAMEYPTLFIDEMIKGPFKKLHHQHQFKIIDAQTEMTDVFEFRAPFGLLGQLVEKIFLQKYMLKLIEKRNEVIKFQAETMCAIE, encoded by the coding sequence ATGCCAACAATTACCTTAAAAACATTGATTGATGCACCAATTGGGCACTGTTTTGATCTGGCTAGAAGTATTGATCTTCATTTACAGTCGATGAAATCGTCTGGAGAAGAAGTAATAGCTGGAAAAAATGGTGGTATGATCGACCTGGATGAGTCAGTTACCTGGAGCGCCAGGCATTTTGGCATTTTGTTCGAAATGACCAATAAGATTAGCGCAATGGAATATCCAACGCTCTTCATTGACGAGATGATTAAGGGACCTTTTAAAAAACTCCACCACCAACACCAGTTTAAAATAATAGATGCTCAGACAGAAATGACTGATGTTTTTGAGTTTCGGGCGCCGTTTGGTTTATTAGGCCAGCTGGTAGAAAAAATATTTCTTCAAAAATATATGTTGAAACTCATTGAGAAAAGAAATGAGGTAATCAAATTTCAGGCTGAAACAATGTGTGCTATAGAATAA
- a CDS encoding DUF4834 family protein, giving the protein MGLGLVKFIFITILVLWLIRMLIRLVLPMLFNNLASKMQNQATGQQQQQRRSKPEGSISIDYMPPKPDQSKTDKLGDFVDYEEVK; this is encoded by the coding sequence ATGGGATTAGGTTTAGTAAAATTCATTTTTATCACAATATTGGTACTTTGGCTGATCAGAATGCTGATCAGGTTAGTTCTGCCAATGTTGTTTAATAACCTGGCCAGCAAAATGCAAAATCAGGCTACAGGACAACAACAACAACAAAGACGGTCAAAACCAGAAGGCTCTATTTCAATAGATTATATGCCGCCAAAACCCGATCAAAGTAAAACAGATAAACTCGGAGACTTCGTAGACTACGAAGAAGTGAAATAA
- a CDS encoding YwbE family protein, producing MNGQNRKDIYPGLEVGIILKKDQRSGNITYGVVKDLLTSSAFHSRGIKVRLEDGQIGRVAEIVEE from the coding sequence ATGAACGGGCAAAACAGAAAAGACATTTATCCAGGCTTGGAAGTCGGAATCATATTGAAGAAAGATCAGCGGTCAGGGAACATCACTTATGGCGTGGTGAAAGATTTACTTACTTCTTCCGCGTTTCATTCCAGAGGAATAAAAGTGAGGCTTGAAGATGGTCAGATAGGACGTGTAGCTGAAATTGTTGAAGAATAA
- a CDS encoding DUF3472 domain-containing protein gives MKSFKLVTLIVLGAIGLKSQAQHAAAISLPLAGNAYSSLHQDSEKTLSSNGIVNWTNPKEYFTAYLRVSKPGVLVVSISDKPVIEGQSTLEFSINNQPKKVVFDEKKNFDGKIGEWIINDTGYVSITIKGISKSAGRFPSIKTLSISGTAAEAKMAYVQNNEGNFFHWGRRGPSVHLNYQQPENVNAEWYYNEVTVPKGQDILGSYFMACGFGEGYFGMQANSPTERHILFSVRSPFNTDDPKSIPVSHKIKMLKKGDGVHTGEFGNEGAGGQSYLNYMWKAGNTYKFLLHGVPGKDSLTTYTAYFFTPETDKWQLIASFTRPQTKTYLKCFHSFLENFSPVHGDLSRKVLFDNQWICDDKGTWTELKSARFTTDNTGAKSYRMDYQGGVDNGAFYLKTGGFFNDYTTAGKIFNRTSKGKKPEIDFSKLP, from the coding sequence ATGAAATCTTTTAAACTCGTAACGCTGATCGTACTCGGCGCTATCGGTCTGAAAAGTCAGGCCCAACATGCTGCGGCAATTTCCCTGCCACTCGCAGGCAATGCTTACAGTTCTTTACATCAGGATTCAGAAAAAACATTATCCAGCAATGGAATCGTAAACTGGACCAACCCAAAAGAGTATTTTACGGCATACCTCCGGGTTTCAAAACCAGGTGTTCTGGTCGTTTCTATTAGCGATAAACCTGTTATTGAAGGACAATCTACTTTAGAATTTTCCATAAACAATCAACCCAAAAAGGTCGTTTTTGATGAAAAAAAAAACTTTGATGGTAAAATTGGCGAGTGGATTATTAACGATACCGGATACGTGTCCATAACCATCAAAGGAATAAGCAAAAGTGCCGGCAGGTTTCCCTCGATAAAAACCTTATCCATCAGCGGCACAGCTGCCGAAGCCAAAATGGCTTATGTTCAAAACAATGAAGGCAACTTTTTCCACTGGGGCAGACGAGGACCATCGGTGCACTTAAATTATCAGCAACCAGAAAATGTAAATGCAGAATGGTATTATAACGAAGTAACCGTGCCTAAGGGACAAGATATTTTAGGCTCCTATTTTATGGCTTGTGGTTTTGGCGAAGGTTATTTTGGCATGCAGGCTAACAGTCCGACTGAAAGACATATTCTATTTTCAGTACGGAGTCCTTTTAATACAGACGATCCGAAAAGTATTCCCGTATCGCACAAAATTAAAATGCTTAAGAAAGGTGATGGTGTACATACCGGGGAGTTTGGTAATGAAGGCGCCGGAGGTCAGAGTTACCTGAACTACATGTGGAAAGCAGGAAATACCTATAAATTCTTACTGCATGGCGTACCCGGAAAAGATAGCCTAACCACATATACTGCTTATTTCTTTACTCCTGAAACCGATAAATGGCAATTGATCGCCAGTTTTACCAGGCCGCAAACAAAAACCTATTTAAAGTGCTTCCATTCTTTTTTAGAAAACTTCTCACCCGTACACGGAGACTTATCGCGAAAAGTTTTGTTTGATAACCAATGGATCTGCGATGATAAGGGAACATGGACTGAATTAAAATCAGCCCGCTTTACTACCGATAATACTGGTGCAAAAAGCTATCGGATGGATTATCAGGGAGGAGTTGACAACGGTGCCTTTTATTTAAAGACCGGTGGCTTTTTTAACGATTATACCACTGCAGGAAAAATCTTCAACAGAACATCAAAGGGCAAAAAACCGGAAATAGATTTTAGTAAATTACCTTAA